A single region of the Phalacrocorax carbo chromosome 4, bPhaCar2.1, whole genome shotgun sequence genome encodes:
- the ZAR1 gene encoding zygote arrest protein 1 isoform X2, with amino-acid sequence MAEEGMESYLYAAYHPYPYRYPPPKGKGGPAGGWRPRGSGYFSGYGEAAAAAEYFDNYQRAQLKAILSQVNPNLTPRLRKANTKEVGVQVNPRQDASVQCSLGPRTLLRRRPGAPAAPRPREAELEQEQGSPATTSTRAVRFPRTIAVYSPVASRRLTAFLEEPEPRPQQQQQEEAAAATAAAVEEEPAALREQREAEEAAVRASWEKPPEVGAEPLEQRPAATPDPPAAGPEESREEEAPAAGAARAEPVAAPQKREPAAGKTRLRFQFLEQKYGYYHCKDCNIRWESAYVWCVQGTNKVYFRQFCRTCQKSYNPYRVEDITCQSCKQTRCTCPVKMRHVDPKRPHRQDLCGRCKGKRLSCDSTFSFKYII; translated from the exons ATGGCGGAAGAAGGGATGGAGAGCTACCTGTACGCTGCCTACCACCCCTACCCCTACCGCTACCCGCCGCCCAAGGGCAAgggggggccggcgggcggcTGGCGCCCGCGGGGCAGCGGCTACTTCTCGGGCTacggggaggcggcggcggccgccgagTACTTCGACAACTACCAGCGGGCGCAGCTGAAGGCCATCCTCTCCCAGGTCAACCCCAACCTGACGCCACGGCTCCGCAAGGCCAACACCAAGGAGGTGGGCGTGCAGGTCAACCCGCGGCAGGACGCCTCGGTGCAGTGCTCCCTCGGGCCCCGCACGCTGctgcgccgccgccccggcgcccccgccgcgccgcggccccgggaggcggagctggagcaggagcagggcagccccgCCACCACCAGCACCCGCGCCGTGCGCTTTCCCCGCACCATCGCCGTCTACTCGCCCGTGGCGTCCCGCAGACTCACCGCCTTCCTGGAGGAGCCGGAGCCGcggccgcagcagcagcagcaggaggaggcggcggcggccacgGCGGCGGCCGTCGAGGAGGAGCCGGCGGCGCTGAGGGAGCAGCGGGAGGCGGAGGAGGCCGCCGTGCGGGCGAGCTGGGAGAAGCCCCCCGAGGTCGGTGCCGAGCCGCTGGAGCAGCGCCCGGCCGCCACCCCGGatccgccggcggcggggccggaggAGAGCCGGGAGGAGGAggcgccggcggcgggagcAGCGCGGGCAGAGCCGGTGGCCGCCCCTCAGAAGCGGGAGCCGGCGGCGGGCAAGACCCGCCTGCGCTTCCAG TTCCTGGAGCAGAAGTACGGCTACTACCACTGCAAGGACTGCAACATCCGCTGGGAGAGTGCCTACGTCTGGTGCGTCCAGGGCACCAACAAG GTGTATTTCCGGCAGTTCTGCCGGACCTGCCAGAAGTCCTACAACCCGTACCGCGTGGAGGACATCACCTGCCAG AGCTGCAAGCAGACGAGGTGCACCTGCCCCGTGAAGATGCGCCACGTGGATCCCAAGAGGCCCCACCGCCAGGACCTCTGTGGGAGGTGCAAAGGGAAACGCCTCTCTTGCGACAGCACGTTTAGTTTCAAGTACATCATCTGA
- the ZAR1 gene encoding zygote arrest protein 1 isoform X1: protein MAEEGMESYLYAAYHPYPYRYPPPKGKGGPAGGWRPRGSGYFSGYGEAAAAAEYFDNYQRAQLKAILSQVNPNLTPRLRKANTKEVGVQVNPRQDASVQCSLGPRTLLRRRPGAPAAPRPREAELEQEQGSPATTSTRAVRFPRTIAVYSPVASRRLTAFLEEPEPRPQQQQQEEAAAATAAAVEEEPAALREQREAEEAAVRASWEKPPEVGAEPLEQRPAATPDPPAAGPEESREEEAPAAGAARAEPVAAPQKREPAAGKTRLRFQFLEQKYGYYHCKDCNIRWESAYVWCVQGTNKVYFRQFCRTCQKSYNPYRVEDITCQVRDPALSCPAPSRTHRPPPSPPELQADEVHLPREDAPRGSQEAPPPGPLWEVQRETPLLRQHV, encoded by the exons ATGGCGGAAGAAGGGATGGAGAGCTACCTGTACGCTGCCTACCACCCCTACCCCTACCGCTACCCGCCGCCCAAGGGCAAgggggggccggcgggcggcTGGCGCCCGCGGGGCAGCGGCTACTTCTCGGGCTacggggaggcggcggcggccgccgagTACTTCGACAACTACCAGCGGGCGCAGCTGAAGGCCATCCTCTCCCAGGTCAACCCCAACCTGACGCCACGGCTCCGCAAGGCCAACACCAAGGAGGTGGGCGTGCAGGTCAACCCGCGGCAGGACGCCTCGGTGCAGTGCTCCCTCGGGCCCCGCACGCTGctgcgccgccgccccggcgcccccgccgcgccgcggccccgggaggcggagctggagcaggagcagggcagccccgCCACCACCAGCACCCGCGCCGTGCGCTTTCCCCGCACCATCGCCGTCTACTCGCCCGTGGCGTCCCGCAGACTCACCGCCTTCCTGGAGGAGCCGGAGCCGcggccgcagcagcagcagcaggaggaggcggcggcggccacgGCGGCGGCCGTCGAGGAGGAGCCGGCGGCGCTGAGGGAGCAGCGGGAGGCGGAGGAGGCCGCCGTGCGGGCGAGCTGGGAGAAGCCCCCCGAGGTCGGTGCCGAGCCGCTGGAGCAGCGCCCGGCCGCCACCCCGGatccgccggcggcggggccggaggAGAGCCGGGAGGAGGAggcgccggcggcgggagcAGCGCGGGCAGAGCCGGTGGCCGCCCCTCAGAAGCGGGAGCCGGCGGCGGGCAAGACCCGCCTGCGCTTCCAG TTCCTGGAGCAGAAGTACGGCTACTACCACTGCAAGGACTGCAACATCCGCTGGGAGAGTGCCTACGTCTGGTGCGTCCAGGGCACCAACAAG GTGTATTTCCGGCAGTTCTGCCGGACCTGCCAGAAGTCCTACAACCCGTACCGCGTGGAGGACATCACCTGCCAGGTAAGGGaccctgccctgtcctgcccgGCCCCGTCCCGCACCCACCGACCGCCGCCTTCTCCCCCAGAGCTGCAAGCAGACGAGGTGCACCTGCCCCGTGAAGATGCGCCACGTGGATCCCAAGAGGCCCCACCGCCAGGACCTCTGTGGGAGGTGCAAAGGGAAACGCCTCTCTTGCGACAGCACGTTTAG